One genomic window of Quercus robur chromosome 6, dhQueRobu3.1, whole genome shotgun sequence includes the following:
- the LOC126690023 gene encoding uncharacterized protein LOC126690023, with protein MATTNNAQEDDPPRSTALERQFQTLMTAVERLKKQDHNLEEQLRQREVGPNLQEQNQEGNSAERREQEKPERSNAPSRPERQNGVPNEIMCRTFPTTLKGPARVWFSRLTPNSINTFKELSALFTSHFIGGHRYKKSTACLMNIKQREDETLRAYITHFNKEALSINEADDKILIAAFTSGLQKGKFLFSLYKNDKKTMTDVLYRATKYMNAEDALLAREERPKKRERFTNFTPLTAPIDQVLIQIKDEGALTFPGKLKGDPNKRPRDKYCHFHRDHGHDTTNCYDLKQQIEALIRQGKLQRFVSRERTDTPEEQAPRRENDRPSPPIGDIRMIVGGTTAARSSKKARKTYLRMVHSVQLTGSVPKMPRIDNPVINFSKDDARRLHHPHDGALVVSLQIGDYNMHRVLVDNGSSVDILYYPAFQ; from the exons atGGCTACCACCAACAATGCTCAAGAAGACGATCCACCGAGATCTACTGCATTAGAAAGGCAGTTCCAGACTCTCATGACAGCAGTAGAACGACTCAAAAAGCAGGACCACAATCTGGAGGAGCAGCTACGACAAAGGGAGGTAGGACCCAACCTTCAGGAGCAAAACCAGGAAGGTAACAGTGCCGAGCGAAGGGAGCAGGAGAAGCCTGAGCGCAGTAATGCCCCAAGCCGACCAGAGCGGCAAAAC ggcgTACCAAACGAGATCATGTGCAGGACGTTCCCGACCACGCTGAAGGGGCCTGCGAGGGTCTGGTTCAGTAGGttgacaccaaactccatcaatACTTTCAAGGAGTTGAGCGCCTTGTTCACCTCACACTTCATAGGCGGACATCGATACAAAAAGTCCACCGCTTGcttaatgaatatcaagcagcgagaagacgagACGCTGCGAGCCTACATAACTCATTTCAACAAAGAAGCCCTTTCGATTAACGAAGCTGACGATAAAATACTCATAGCCGCGTTCACTAGCGGGCTACAGAAGGGTAAGTTCTTGTTTTCCTTATACAAGAATGACAAAAAAACCATGACGGACGTTCTCTACAGGGCtaccaagtacatgaatgcagaagatgcgcTGCTGGCCCGCGAGGAAAGGCCTAAGAAGAGAGAAAG GTTCACCAATTTCACCCCGTTAACCGCCCCAATCGACCAAGTATTGATACAAATCAAAGATGAAGGAGCATTGACCTTCCCTGGAAAGTTGAAGGGAGACCCCAACAAAAGACCGAGAGACAAGTATTGTCACTTTCACCGGGACCACGGGCACGACACAACTAACTGCTATGACCTGAAGCAGCAGATCGAGGCCCTAATTAGGCAGGGGAAACTACAGAGGTTCGTTAGCAGGGAAAGAACTGATACACCAGAAGAACAGGCTCCACGAAGGGAGAACGACCGCCCTAGCCCACCCATAGGAGACATACGAATGATCGTAGGGGGCACAACTGCAGCCAGATCTTCCAAGAAAGCCCGCAAAACCTACCTCAGGATGGTCCATAGCGTCCAACTCACAGGATCCGTACCAAAGATGCCGCGAATAGATAATCCCGTCATAAACTTTTCAAAGGATGACGCTCGAAGACTTCACCATCCTCATGACGGCGCGCTAGTAGTCAGCCTGCAGATTGGGGATTATAATATGCATCGGGTCCTCGTCGACAACGGCAGCTCAGTAGACATCCTGTACTATCCAGCATTCCAGTAA